A window of Rubricoccus marinus contains these coding sequences:
- a CDS encoding GTP-binding protein, which yields MAKEQFQRTKPHVNVGTIGHVDHGKTTLTAAITKVLAEKSGGVAKGFDEIDNAPEERERGITIATAHVEYETEARHYAHV from the coding sequence ATGGCTAAGGAGCAATTCCAGCGGACGAAGCCCCACGTCAACGTGGGCACGATCGGCCACGTCGACCACGGGAAGACCACGCTGACGGCGGCGATCACGAAGGTGCTCGCCGAGAAGTCGGGCGGCGTGGCGAAGGGGTTCGACGAGATCGACAACGCGCCCGAGGAGCGGGAGCGCGGCATCACGATCGCGACGGCGCACGTGGAGTACGAGACGGAGGCGCGGCACTACGCGCACGTGG
- the secE gene encoding preprotein translocase subunit SecE, with amino-acid sequence MATQTQTPAKSTSYIQEVLKESKKVNWPKRRELINNTVLTLVSALAVSLFIFGADQVISTLLSYIY; translated from the coding sequence ATGGCTACGCAAACCCAGACCCCCGCCAAGTCGACGTCCTACATCCAGGAGGTCCTTAAGGAGTCCAAAAAGGTGAACTGGCCGAAGCGCCGCGAGTTGATCAACAACACGGTGCTCACGCTCGTGTCGGCGCTGGCGGTCTCGCTCTTCATTTTCGGAGCGGACCAAGTCATCAGCACGCTTCTCTCGTACATCTACTAA
- the nusG gene encoding transcription termination/antitermination protein NusG yields the protein MALLQVRKWYVLRTFSGHEKKVKEHLESEVERLGQQEKLGDIVIPTDTVFEMRGGKKRTREKTSFPGYILIQALIDPYIKEIISGAPSTIGFLGVDGEATPLPPHEVNRILGMMDEDKSEQPEIPFKEGDAVKVVDGPFNTFTGFVEEVYPDKMKVRVMVSIFGRKTPLELDYLQVEHEG from the coding sequence ATGGCTCTCCTTCAAGTCCGCAAGTGGTACGTGCTCCGCACCTTCTCCGGTCACGAGAAGAAGGTCAAGGAGCACCTCGAGAGTGAGGTCGAGCGCCTTGGCCAGCAGGAGAAGCTCGGCGACATCGTGATCCCGACGGATACGGTCTTCGAGATGCGGGGCGGCAAAAAGCGCACGCGCGAAAAGACGTCGTTCCCTGGCTACATCCTGATCCAGGCACTGATCGATCCCTACATCAAGGAGATCATCTCGGGCGCGCCGAGCACGATCGGATTCCTGGGCGTCGACGGTGAGGCTACGCCGCTACCTCCGCACGAGGTAAACCGGATCCTCGGCATGATGGACGAGGACAAGTCTGAGCAGCCGGAGATCCCATTCAAGGAGGGCGACGCCGTCAAGGTGGTGGACGGTCCGTTCAACACGTTTACGGGCTTCGTCGAGGAGGTGTACCCGGACAAGATGAAGGTCCGCGTCATGGTATCTATCTTCGGCCGCAAGACGCCGCTGGAGTTGGACTACCTCCAGGTCGAGCACGAGGGCTAG